The genomic segment AATCTGGATCATAGCGTCAGGCAGCTGGATATGCTCGGCATCGCGCTTGAAGCCGATTCGAAGCTCAGTCTGCTGCCGTCGATCGAGCTCATGGACAGCTACGACCAGGTCAAGCTCATTCGAGAATTGACGGATAAAATGAACTTGCAAAGCTTCTCCGAAGGCTGGAGCAATCGCATCGCTATCTATTCGACCGTGCTCAAACAATGGATCGGTTCCTCCCCGACGCCGCAAGGAGCTCCAGATCGGGCCGCAGAGGACAAGTGGATGCTGGATGAAACCAAGCAGACCTTTTTGTCCTACCGTATTCATAACGGCTATACGATACAGGTTTCCTTTCCTCGGGAAAACATTCAGCAAATGCTCGATCAAGCGACCGTGGCGCATAACGATCCGTTCTTCTATAAACCCGGCAATCCGATCATCGCCAACAATGGAGCGGATGCGTCTCGAATCGGTAAAATTCTGAATAAGCTGACGCTATCAGGGTCTGAAGGCACCTTCACCGTCAATCTCGACGGCACGCCTTACATGGTAAATTATTTGCTGTCAGAATCGCTGGGCTGGTATCTAATCGACTTTGTACCGTCTGATGAAGCGCTTCAGCCTATCGTTAAGACGAAAAACTTTTTCTATGCCGCTTGCGTTGCGCTGTTTCTCGCCGGCGTTCTCATCGCCGTGTTTCTCTACCGCAAGGTTCAGATTCCGATCGTGACGCTGCTCAAGGGCGTTCGGCTGCTCAAGCACGGCGACTTCTCTTACCGAATCAAGCGAGTCAGCAACAACGAGTTCGACTTCCTGTACGAAAATTTTAATGATATGACTGCCCAAATCGAAGCGTTGATCGAGAAAGTGTATAAAGAGAAGATTGCTTCGCGCGAAGCCATGGTCAAGCAGCTTCAGGCGCAGATCAATCCTCACTTTTTGTACAATTGCCTGTTCTTCATCAATAATATGAACCGGCTCGGGAATGACGAAGCTGTAACAGCCATGACCAAAAACCTTGCCGAATACTTCCGCTATTCGACCCGGCTGGACGAGCCGGTGACGACGCTCGAAAAGGAGCTCGGCGTCGTGCGCAACTATCTGGAAATTCAAAGTCTTCGGATGGATCGTCTGCGGTACGAGATCGACATACCGGAATCCATGCTGCGGCTGCGGATACCCAAGCTGCTGCTGCAACCATTGGTGGAAAACTCCGTCATTCACGGCATCGAGAACAAAAAAAACGCCGGCCTCGTGACCGTAACCGGAAGCGCAAAAGACGGTGAATTCGAGCTGCGGGTGGCAGACGACGGCAAAGGGATGTCGGAAGAGGAGATCCAGGAGTTGCTCGGACGACTGCGCTTGCCGCCCGACGATTCGATGGGTCGCGCACTATGGAATGTCGCTCAGCGAATGAGCGTTCACTTCGACTCGCCTTCCGGCATGGAGATCGAGCCTCGGTCGGAAGGCGGATTAGCGGTCGTCTTGCATTGGAAGGCTTCGCCGAGTAAGGAGGAATAACGAATGTATCAACTGCTTATCGTGGACGACGAGCATTCGGTCGTCGACAGTCTGGCGCTAACGATCCCCTGGGAAGAGCATGGCATCGAAGAAGTCCACCGGGCCTATTCCGCCGAAGAAGCATTAACGATCGCGAATCATCATGCCATCGACTTGCTGATCACCGATATTCGCATGCCGGAGATGGACGGGCTGGAATTGATCGAAAGGATCCGGCGTTTTTCCCGTAAAGTACGCTGCATCATCTTGTCGGGCCATGATGAATTCGAATATGCGCAGAGAGCAATTCAATTCGGAGCGATGAGTTATCTGCTTAAGCCGGTCGATATCGATGCTCTGATCGCGGCCGTACGTACCGGCATCGACGATATAGAACGCGAATGGAAAGAAATCAGTTCGCGTCAGCGTCTGCAACAAACCCTTCACGCCAATTTGCCTTTACTGCGCAACCAACTTCTAAACGACCTGCTGCGAAACAAGCCTCTTCGCAGCGAGTTGCTTGAAGAACGTCTGTCGATTCTTGGTCTGGAATTCAGGATAGGCTGCGCTTATCAGATCATGGTCGTCCGTCTGGAGGAGGATTTTTCGGGGTACGATCTTCAATCTCTATCGTTGTTGGAGTATGCGGTTGGCAACATTGCCGAGGAAGTGCTTCATGACTTATTCGAGGTGTGGCATGGCACGACAGAACAAGGCTACTTGGTATTTCTGCTTCGCAGTCGAACGAAAGAAGGCATTGCATTAGCCGATTCTTATGCGCTCAAACTCCAGAACCATGTTCAGAAGTTTTTAAAGGGGTCTATTACGATCTGCCTCGGCGGAGGCGGCACGTTCCCCGAGCGTTTGTCGGAATGTTACCTCTCCTCCGTCTCCTCCATTCAGAGGAACGCGGGATTGCATCATAGCTATTTCATCACGGTGGACGATATGCCTCCCCCGCCTAAGGATAAGCGGCGTATTTCCTTGCTTGAGCCCCCTCTTCTCCCGTCGCTTCTTGAAGCGGGCAATTGGGAGGAAGCGCTCGTCAAGGTTGGCCGAATGCTGCAGGCGGACGAGCACGCCGGCGAACCTCCCCCCGATCACCTGTTGACGGTCTTGCTCTATTTGTCATCCGCGTTCAGTATCTCCTTTTCTGCGGAAACCGGTTCAGTCGAAGAGCAGCTCGGCGAGGAGTTCGATCTGCTTGTGCGAAAAAAAGGGCATCTCTCCCGACAACGCATACTCGATTGGGCAAAAGACCGGATCGAAGCGATCCGTTCCCGAACTTCCGATGGTATGGAAGATGCCCATCGTCAGATCGCTTCCAAGGTCCGTGCGTTTATTCAGGAGCATCTGGCCGCCGGTGTCTCCTTGCAGCTTGTTGCCGACCATGTCGGCCTGCATCCTGTCTACCTGTCGAAGGTCTATAAGACGGTTACCGGCGAGACGATCGGAGATTATCTGTTTAGGACACGAATGGAACGAGCGGCCCACCTGCTTCACGACTCGACATTAAAAATCGCGGAAATCAGCAGCCAGCTCGGCTTCCTTGCCCCTCCGCATTTCATCAAGATTTTCAAAAAGCATTATGGGTGCACCCCTCAGGAATTTCGTACGCGTTAAAAGACAGAAGCAGGGCTGCGCGGCCTTCGCGCACCCTGCTTTTTTCAACCGATCAAATCCATACCCGTGCCGCGGAAGGTACTACGTTCCGAAACAAATGGCCTCAATCACCAAGTTACTGCATTCGTTGAATTGAAGCCTGATTTCATGCCTCCCGGAATTCCCTTGAAAGGTTGAAAATACGGCGATTCCGTTATTCAACACCACTCGACCGGATGCATCCTTCTCTCCGTCGATGAAAACTAGAATTTCACCACTCCCGGAACCTTCGATTGATATCCCCGTTGCCGGACTTTCCCACTCCACATAGCGATAGACAGCCTCATCCCGGTCCTTGATCCCGATTAAGCTTTCGCGTCCCGTTTGAGACGGCCCAATATATACGTTGCCGGTCAATTGACACGCTCGGTAAGCCTCGATTCTCTCATGGATGCTAAACGGCCTTCCAGCGCCTTGAGACGTCATATGAACTTCCGAAATGGTACCGTCCTCATTAAAAAAAATCGGCTCGATACACAACCTGCGGTTCTGCTGGCTATTTCGTGAACTCCGGTGATAAAATACATACCACTGTCCGTTCACTTCTTCGATGGAGCCATGATTATTCCAGCTAGCGGGATCACAGCCGTCATTATCGACGATAATTCCCCTATACTGAAACGGCCCAAGAGGAGAATCACTGGTCGCATAGGCTAATGAGGTCGGTTTACCGCGTTTCATGCAGGAGTATACGAAATAATAAATGTCGCCGCGTTTTCGAATCGAGCTCCCCTCATGAAAGTAATGCTCCTCTTCCGTGAGAAGGCCATTCACTATCGATCCTTCCTCAAAATCAACCATACTCGGCGTTAATTTCGCACCGTTCGCCTGAAACTGGCCCCAGTAGAAATATGCCTGTCCATCA from the Cohnella hashimotonis genome contains:
- a CDS encoding sensor histidine kinase yields the protein MLKQYRTFYSVLLLLALTTTIVIVMYTFTINTSLSTVKEDIQTNNLNRIRFVANNLDHSVRQLDMLGIALEADSKLSLLPSIELMDSYDQVKLIRELTDKMNLQSFSEGWSNRIAIYSTVLKQWIGSSPTPQGAPDRAAEDKWMLDETKQTFLSYRIHNGYTIQVSFPRENIQQMLDQATVAHNDPFFYKPGNPIIANNGADASRIGKILNKLTLSGSEGTFTVNLDGTPYMVNYLLSESLGWYLIDFVPSDEALQPIVKTKNFFYAACVALFLAGVLIAVFLYRKVQIPIVTLLKGVRLLKHGDFSYRIKRVSNNEFDFLYENFNDMTAQIEALIEKVYKEKIASREAMVKQLQAQINPHFLYNCLFFINNMNRLGNDEAVTAMTKNLAEYFRYSTRLDEPVTTLEKELGVVRNYLEIQSLRMDRLRYEIDIPESMLRLRIPKLLLQPLVENSVIHGIENKKNAGLVTVTGSAKDGEFELRVADDGKGMSEEEIQELLGRLRLPPDDSMGRALWNVAQRMSVHFDSPSGMEIEPRSEGGLAVVLHWKASPSKEE
- a CDS encoding response regulator, with the protein product MYQLLIVDDEHSVVDSLALTIPWEEHGIEEVHRAYSAEEALTIANHHAIDLLITDIRMPEMDGLELIERIRRFSRKVRCIILSGHDEFEYAQRAIQFGAMSYLLKPVDIDALIAAVRTGIDDIEREWKEISSRQRLQQTLHANLPLLRNQLLNDLLRNKPLRSELLEERLSILGLEFRIGCAYQIMVVRLEEDFSGYDLQSLSLLEYAVGNIAEEVLHDLFEVWHGTTEQGYLVFLLRSRTKEGIALADSYALKLQNHVQKFLKGSITICLGGGGTFPERLSECYLSSVSSIQRNAGLHHSYFITVDDMPPPPKDKRRISLLEPPLLPSLLEAGNWEEALVKVGRMLQADEHAGEPPPDHLLTVLLYLSSAFSISFSAETGSVEEQLGEEFDLLVRKKGHLSRQRILDWAKDRIEAIRSRTSDGMEDAHRQIASKVRAFIQEHLAAGVSLQLVADHVGLHPVYLSKVYKTVTGETIGDYLFRTRMERAAHLLHDSTLKIAEISSQLGFLAPPHFIKIFKKHYGCTPQEFRTR
- a CDS encoding family 43 glycosylhydrolase, which encodes MKEYNDCRNPVLPPNLCIPDPEAHVMPDGRVYVYGSWDQEGNHFCSREYRVISSENMIDWTDHGVSFDSSQVSWVFDDNAPKYSGSDPMATSPFMRKLMEQYAQYMTEPPPEHVPDMLFAPDAINKGGKYYLYFCMSDSSEGVAVADKPEGPFSDPVQLPCGGIDPAVFIDDDGQAYFYWGQFQANGAKLTPSMVDFEEGSIVNGLLTEEEHYFHEGSSIRKRGDIYYFVYSCMKRGKPTSLAYATSDSPLGPFQYRGIIVDNDGCDPASWNNHGSIEEVNGQWYVFYHRSSRNSQQNRRLCIEPIFFNEDGTISEVHMTSQGAGRPFSIHERIEAYRACQLTGNVYIGPSQTGRESLIGIKDRDEAVYRYVEWESPATGISIEGSGSGEILVFIDGEKDASGRVVLNNGIAVFSTFQGNSGRHEIRLQFNECSNLVIEAICFGT